CATCTTTGAAATGGTGAAACCTCTTAGCATCTCTAGCAATAATCTCCTTCCCTACCGACTTTGTGACATGCTTTATCCAGGAATGGCAATCGCCGCAAACCctaagatttttgaaaattgcgATGCATTCGATCTCCTTCCTTTTGCTGCACAGTAGGGCAAATGCAATAGCCAGCTTCTCACTGTGGTAATATAGGGATCTTTCTTTCTCCAACTCATCCAATTCTTGGAGCACATACCTTGTATCTGGAGCATAACCTGTCTCTTTGGTTTTCCCAATTAATCCATCCAATTCCTCGTATATTTCCGCCGCCTTCGGGTGGGACTTGTCTCCTGCCATGAAAGTATGCATCTCTCTATTCACCTCAACCCATGTCATGGCCGGATCTATTTTCACTTTCATCCCCCTCATTCTACATTTCATGCTTAAGACTTTGTTCCATTGCCCTGAAGACGCATAAATGTTCGATAAAAGAATGTAAGTCGCATCGTCTTCTGGGTCGAGCTCAAGTACCTTTGTCGCAGCCCTCTTTGCAATATCTACTTTACCATGTAGTTTGCACGCACTTAGAAGCGTCCGCCACAAAACTTTATCTGGGGTTTTAGCTTCACTTACCAGTGCTTCGGCTTCTTCCAATCTCCCCACTCGCCCTAGTAGGTCAACCATGCGTGCATAATGATCAGGAGATGGTCCGAACGTATAGGAATTGCCGAGAAGAGAGAATAGTTGACGACCCTCTTCGACTAGTCCTGCATTACTACAAGCGGAAAGAACGCCGATGAAAGTTGCGTCATTCGGTTCCAACCCTAAGCCCTTCATACTATCGAACATTCTAAGAGCTTCGAGGCTGTGCCCATTTTGTGCATACGAACTGATCATGGTGTTCACCGAAACCAAATCACGACTCGGAAGATCATCGAAAACTGACCGAGCCATCCTAACGCGTCCGCATTTTCCGTACGTATCGATTAGAGCTGCACCGACATAAAGGTTACCATCCAATCCAATTTTTGTAGCATAGGCATGGATTTGCTTCCCTTGCTCAAACAAAGCGAGGGATGAACACCCTCGAAGAGCCGTCGACAAAGTGAACGCATTGAGACCAACTGAACCACGAATCATGTCGCGAAGCACCGAGAGAGCATGCTCTTCTCTGCGATTGCATACTAAACATCCGATGACAGCCGTCCACGTTACCATACTAGGGTTCACGATTCGTTCGAAGACCTTCAGCGAGTCATCGACGAGGCCGCACTTTGAATACATACTAAGAAGCGAGGTCTGCGAAGAATTCCGAAACTCCAATCCCAATTTAACTATAACCCCGTGAATCGATTTCCCTTTCATCAACTCCCTCAAGTTCCCGCACGCGATCAGAACGCTTGCGAACGTGAACTCGTTCGGTTTAATGCCGCCGCCGATGATATCTGCAAAGAGCATGATCGCCGCACCATCTTCTCCATTTTGGGTGTATCCGACGATCAACGCCGTCGCCAAGACGACATCTTTATCGCTTATACTATCATACACAGCTCGAGCCTCCTTCAATCTCCGAAATTTAGCATACATATCGACCAATGCACTACCCACGAAGGCATTATTAGCCTCCAATCCCAAAACCACCATGTGCCCGTGAGCTCCCCGGCCTTCTTTCACAAGACCCAAATCGGCGAACGCCCTGAAAACGCTCGAGAACGTGAACTCGTCGGCGGCGACACCCTCAAGGCCCATCCTCCTATACAAAGCCACAGCGTCTCTACTCCTCCGGAGACGCGAGTAAGACGATATCATACCGTTCCAGGACACTACGTGCGGCttcggcatttcgtcgaacacgtCGCGGGCGTCGTCCACGGCACCGCATTTGAGGTAGGCGTCCACGAGCTTGTTGCCGAGGGCGAGGTAGGGGAAGGAGGAGCGCTTCATGTGGAGGTGGATGCGCCGCGCTTCTTGTACAGACCCATCCATGGcgacgcggcggaggagggaggcgtAAGCGTCGGCAGAGGAGAAGCGGAAGGCGCGtggggacgacgacgacgatggagacgttggttttagggttttgaggagGTTGAAGGAGGGGAGAGAGAAGGGTTTCCCTTTGAAGGGAGACGACGCGGCCATGGCGCTTTGTTGCTGCTTCGTTTACCATCACTAGAAAAGTGCTTTGCAACAAGTGGAGAGAGGGACCTTCATATAGTTTTATGTTTGGTGCTGTGTTGAAAACAGTGTTGATGTTTAAGTAATGGGGAAAAATGTTCTTTGTCAAATCCTATCCAAACACGATCCAAAGTATAGAGCTGATGGAAAAGAACGTCACAAAAAACTTTACATCCCACTCTGGGAAAGTtgggaaaaaagaaattagaatCGTAGCCAATAGATTCTTTTATGCATtcatgcttattattattattaaataaaaaaaaagagtttataCAAATATTAGTTAATAAAGTATAACTAACAAATGATCAATCCTTGACATGTTTACTATTATTACCCTCCAAGATTCCTCTGAATCCGCTGCACGTCCTGACCGTTGATCTTGAACGCCTTCTTGAGCACGTCCTCGATTATCTGCGGCTCCGTCCGGAACGTCGCGAGGGGCGCGAGCTGCGCGCCGGGGCTCTGGCTGCTCAGCCCTGAAAGCAGCACTGCAGGAGCCACTGGATCGAAGTTGTACAAGAAGTGGACTAGACCTTTCGGGAAGACGAAGGCATCGCCGGGGCGCAGCTGCTGCGTGTAGAGGCGGTAGGACGTGTCGACAAAGCCGACAAGGACCAACGTGCCCTGGAGGAGGAGAGTCACTTCGGAGGCGCGCGGATGCGCGTGGGGCGGCGCGAGCCCCCCCGGCGCCAGGTCGATGCGCGCCATGGATAAGCCCTAGTGCGTATAGTCACAGAGTTCAGCATTCCAGATAAATTCAGTGATCAGATTCCAAGTTATTCGAGCAATCAAAAGTTTGTGAAATATTTGCGACGTTTTCGATACATCGGAGAACGGAGTGACTGGACCTGTGCGTTGGCGCCCGGGAAGGAGGTGGCAGGATTGGTGAGGGTTACGTTGAAGCCGAAAAGGGTGGCGGCGGGGTTGGTAGATTTGGAAAGTGCGGAAGTGGCAAAGTGGGAGGGCTGGGCAAGGGCGGGGTCGAGGCACGGCAGGCCATTGAGGTGGAAGGACTGAGCGGCGGCCGCAGAGGTGTCGGCGATGCAGTAGTCGTGGAGGAGATCGGGGTCGGGTTTCGAAGGGGAGAGGAAGCGGAAGAAGAGGATGGTTGGGAAGAGGAGGGTGGTGAGATTGGCTCTCATCAGTTTGATTTTGGCGGGAAAGAgaaatgcattgttttggaGAAGATGTAAGAAGAAACCAGAATTGGGGATTATAAGTGTGTAGTGTTGAGTTGGTTGGGAATACGTAGTGATGCAATAGGGTCTGAGGTTGGGTGATTGCTTGAAGACATGCTAATGTGGTTGGTTTGAATCTATATGCGCAAAGTAATGGCTAATGGGTTATCTTTAAGCATGAgctatatttttcactttttaacCTTGCTTTGTTTTTACACTTTATATGTTGGGTTAATATATGAGTCCAcattggatgcatgaatatcatgTTCATCACATCATTTTGATTTACTTAACAAGCATATGGTATTTAGTTGACGAAGAATTGTAATCAAATGTCGAAAATAGAATACTTATTCTGGCAAgcagtcttttttttttaaataagataaattactttatagataaaatatgttatcttattaaattattaatgtcAATTTTTCAAGAAACAAAAGTCAAACTCTTTTACTTCCAACCACAAAACAAGTTTTCATACAGAATAAGTTACCGTCCGGCGTCCAAGCAGGGCCACAATACCAACCACAAACAGAGAATAAAGATATCATGTCCATAAGATTAAGGATACTGTATACTGAAGAAACGATCGGAAAAATACAAGAGAATTTATAGACtcgagcattttttttttccttttttgtttgagCAAACTGCAACAGAATATTAAAAATGAGAAACTCAAAAAGAATTCAATCAGAAAATTGGTTATTTCAGGAAGGAGAGGAATTTTTGTAACTATGTGTATGCTACTTGGAAAAGCGTGAGCTGAGGATCATCTGCAACAACATTAAGAACCAAATCCGAAGATACATACGAAAATAACTTCTTGGGTATGATCGAACAAAGTGAATGTGCTCAACAAAATTCAACACAAAAATGCCTCTTCACAACAAATGCTCATATGAAAGTATACACTACATTTTACAGAGATCAAACTTAGTTTACAGAGGTGTTACATGTTTTAACTCGTCGAGAAAGAGACAACCAAACACCATATTAATAAAATCGCGGCCTTTAATGACATCCTGATTTCCTAAGATAGCTTCTGTATCATATTTACACGCTCTAGTGCAGTCAGGACAATATGTTACCTGCATGAAGTAGGAAGGTCAAGCTATAACTACATTAAGTTTTCAGTTCAAATCCTAAGATGTTTCGCAACTCAATCGGAACTCAAATTCTAGATCAGGTGATATCTTCATTCAAAAAGAATGTCAGATTAAGCcacaaaagaaaaggcaaagaaTATTCAGCTGAATAGCACTTCCGAGACAACTGAAAAAGGAAAGGGGAAAATGAATTACCTCCAAAATTTTCGGCATGAACTGATGATCCAGCATAACATCCACCCCATACATGGCCCTAGCATATGGATTATGCATCTCGGGATGGACTGCTGCAGCTGACTCAAATACACGTCGGATCATCTCCTGGATTCGTTGATGGATGTCTCGCCATTTCACTACAGAACAGTAGCATTAATTATTAAGTATGCTAATATTTCCAATACAAGATGAAAAGTCTTAATAGGTTATAATACCTTTATGCTCCTCCTCGAACTCCCTCACGAAATCTGGTGTGTTCATATGATTCAGCCTTCCAATataattctgaaaaaaaatgGCCGAGAAACTGCTAAATATAAAGATGAGTTGATGACTAAGAAAACCCGAAGCACGAAAGAAAATTTCCAAGTAAATAGTAAAAGTTCTTGGAGATAAAACTTTAGGCTCTTTTATGCAGTCATTTTAACAAGAAGGTAGATGAGCTGAGCTTGCAGTCAAGGTGTTGACTGCAAGTTCTACTCAAAACCAACCTGAAATAAGTATATAGGTCCTCATAATGTAAACAGTTGACTTACCATCACAGTGAAATGAGTTTCATACTCAAAAAAGCTGTTCTTTTCCAAGGTGTATGGATTGTTTGCCAACCTAACCTACAAGAAGCAGTCAGATCCACCAGAACTGTCAGAAGCCAAAGTATCTCGAAGTCAAAAGATATTAACAAGCTAGAGACTGTAATTGGAAAAAGGTTCAAAGTAGAAGAAAGATTGCAACATTCTAAAGCATACCCAAAACACATGAGAAAGAAATAACTCAAAAGGCTGCAAACTGCGAAGTAAGACTATGTAGCGAAGATCAAACTTCTTCCCTCGAAACAATGCAGGGCATTCGATATACTTTTGGCATATCTTAGGACCAGTCTCCATAAGTCTGATAATAGCCGTCAAATCACCTGTAACTGTTGTGTCAATTGTTCGTGCCATATTCCATGGTTTTAGTATCCATAAATTATTAAGTCCATCACGTTTGCGCACAAAATAATCCCCAATAAGGTATGACAACTGTGTTTCTAGGTTATAAGTAGGCTGGAGCCATTCAGGAGAGCCTTGAGCCTGCAGATAGATGAAATATTCATAGGTAACAAGCTAACAGAATAAACTCACATGTGGCTTTATAAATTCAAGCgaaaaaaaatcagatatttAAAGGTAACCAGTTCCTTCTGCTGATCATATAGCTTTCCTATTGCAATATGGTGGCCCAATGAGGCATTGCTGATTGAAAAGGTTAGAACCAAAGAAACAAGTCTGATATGAAAACAATCAGAAATTTAAAGGTAACCACAACAAAATTCTATTACAATTGCTAACACACTGTTTTCCCCAACATATGATATATTGAAGATGGATATACTGAATACGGTGGTTCAAGATGCataatttatcttataaaaGTGTATATAAGTAGTATCACACTAATTTCTCAAACAGGTTATTGGATGTACAAGGACAAATTGATATAATAACTTAAGAAGCAACGACAACTATTAGAAGAATTTAAATAGTCACCTTGTGGATGGTCTCTGCCAAATGGTGCTTCATTACAAGGCAAGCTTCAAAAGGGAAttgatttacatattgatgGTCGTTTAGTCCAAGAGCATTCCTCACTTCTTGATCCACTTGCAAACTTGTCCAGATGATGTCTGCATCCTTTGGATCAGTTGCTGCAAGCAGAATGAAAATGTAATGCTGAGGAAGCTGAATATTCACAGCAATCAGAAGCAACAATTTCATTggataataaaatgataaattgaTTAATATcgagggggaaaaaagaaaagaaaaacaaacttTCTCCAAATTTACCTTTCAAAAAAGGCAAATGAAGAATAAGTATATAATAGACGAGGGACAGATGTGGAGAGCTAATACATGAGATAAGGTCTATGTCCCTGGAAGGGTTGAATAAGTTATAGGTCTAGAACTTTGATGAATGGGAAGATTATACTGGCCATGCTAAAGTAAGCATGTACATAAAAGAAAAGCAACTTACTGAGAACAAACTCAGGTCGTCTTAAAAATTCTTCTACTTGGGGTATATCGGTAAAAACCCGGAGAGCACGTCCATCACTTGGAAGTATACTTTTGGTTGCAGGGGCCTCTATAGTAGGAGTAGGAGGACAAAAGCTTTTTGATTCCAGTTGTTGCTTGTATTTTCTGAATTCCTGCAGGCAGAAGTGTAGAAGTAAGAGACTGAACAAGTCATACTTACGAtggaggaaaaagaaataacagTACCTGGATAAAGTAGTTCTCCGGTGTATGGAACCAAGCTGTAAGCCGGGCAGAACGTTGTTTATCCTCTCCAATACCAAACAAGTAATCACGAGTACATTCTTCTCCACAGTGAACATCTCGAGTTGGCCATAAAATTGAAAAACTGAAATTATTGTGCTAGAGTGTCATAAAATCACCAAGAAGAATATGAAGTACAAAGATTACGCATCCTCAACCTTCAAAAAGTAGTCAAAGGTTGAAAAGTGTTAACCAATGATTTAACAGTTTAATACTAATTAAtctcttcgttttttttttcttcagaagagaagaaaaactcACTCTGATGCCTTACCGAACTCCAATAATGgtacaaaataagaaaatacaaTGTACAAGTGACAAACTCTAGATGCTATTATGGAAGGTGCAATAGGACACACCTTACAGCTGAAGCCAGTTTCCCCTCCGGCATATACAGGAAAGGAGCTACCCTAAAGTTTGCATCATCACTATGCCTCAAAGCTGATCCCAATTCATCCATAACATACCTGCATATCGCAGCAAATAAGAAATTAACGAGACAAACCAAGTAAAATTTACTAAGGACACACACAAATTTGCCTCTATTGTCTTCTACAACTTTGTCTTGACTTATAGAAATAACTTGTGGCTCTCAATTGATCAACAAGGATGAACCTGTAATTTAACCTATCATTCCTGATAAAAATGGTTGCGAAAAGCCTAAATTTATAATACGATAAACTTTTTACCTCTTATTAGCACATGTCCTCGCACAAAATGAGGCAAGTAAGCAACCCTTTTTCACCACATATTTCAGTATAAATCTGTAAATTTATCAGTCCTTTTATCACTCACAGTATGTAACATCTTTCATTATCTTTTTAACAGCAATGATGATTAAAGCACGCACAAAGACAAAGAAGCATTTAGTGCTCTTGATGCCAGGTGTTTGAGAATAGATGCTTAAGCTGTTCTTTAGTGAAGTTCATAGCGTAAAATTTATAGAGAAGACTAGATGTTGGAGAAGAAACTTGAagcaatcaaattttgaaacataaatttaaaattcgccGTCACTCTGAAACGCAACTCCATACTCAACATAATAAGAAATTCACATCACGGTACATTGCATATCAAGAGTACCTTTAATTGactcaaaaaatataatatttttttatggtaGAAAATTTAACAAGTTGACAAGGAACTTACATACCAGACAGATGTTTCATCAATCTTTTCCTCATCTGCAAGCCTATATGTCATCAAATACAACCACATTGCACTAATGACCCTGTCAACAAGAGGTTCTGCAGGTGTCCATTCCGGAAGACGTGGTTGAAGTGCGGAATCAATTATATGCTTGCCACTTTCAACTATAATGGATGCACTAACACCATTTAGCAAAGAAATATTTGGAAGAGATTCGAGAATTTTAACTGCACTGTTTCCGAGAGGACCAGGAATATCAACCTGCAAAttaaacatatatttatttatttaaacaaCGAGCCTAAATATGCAGATTCTCATTTAAGAAGCCAACTGCTCAATATTACCTCCAACTCTTGCAGACAGCTAAATCCACCTAATAACTTCAAAAGCTCACCAACAGGTATTTCGTCTAATGGATTCCCTCGTAGATTCAGATGTGAAAGGGCAGGCATTTTAGCAGGAGAAAATACCTAAAAAGTTCAGAGGAAAAGTGTTAACAAAGCCATCAAAATCTAAACTTTCTCTTTCTGGTTGATAAAGAATAAGTCGCTCAAATAGAATATGAGAGTtgtctaaacatatatataaaataaaatacgatTTGACAAAATATAAGGTCCACAGAACAAGGGAAAAACAGACATTAAGGTATCAGAATAAACAGTTTCAGCTAGACTTCACCTTATGTAAGTTGTGGATAGATCTATTTGAAAGGTCAAGAGTGGTAATGCTCTCGAATGAAAGAGAACCCTCTTCAAAGGAATCAGGATTATCTGCTCCAATGATGCCCCCACAAAAACCTAAGGCCCACTCGCCATAGTTGCGAGTGAAACACGAATTGAATATCTCCAAACCCGGAATACCATCAAGAATTGCTTTACCAAAATGATCACTGCAGAAAACACATGATGCATGTCAGATGACGgaaatgaaaagagaaagagcaacaatgcatatttttgttatttcaactttcattttgaaaatttaaataacaaGTGTTTCTATAGATGAATTTGTcaaaaaataattgatatacTGGAAAATTAATGCCAGAACGAATAAAAGATAACACCCTAGAAGCAGATATAATGCATCTGACAGTAAACGAAACTTACCCACTTTGCAGAACTGGGTTATCGTTCAACCATAGAGCTCTTAACCTTCCGCATTTGGTAATTTCCTGCACCACTGTATCTGCGTCCCGAAGCTTGTTTCCCCACAAATTAAGGGCAACAAGGTTCTAATGCAACAAGCAGAATAAATAAACTCAGTAAAATGAcagctaaaatattttattacagAATAATTGTTATTAAGAATTAACATCTAAAGTACGATAAAATCCATCTACAAGCATTACAAAGACAATATAATGCGGGCCTTTAATTCAAACATATATACTTCCAAAGAGTACTCAACCGGAAGTTTCGCAGAGAGATCCAGAGACAGCAGCATCTCATCGTCGATTCCGAGCTCCTCAAGTTCCAACCATGCCGCAGAGTTGCTCCCCCTCTCCTTCACTCTGCTCACTTCTCTTTGCACTATCTCCAACATGCTCTCACGGGTTCCGTTCTCCGCCTCCGCTTCATCTTCAGCTTCGGACCCTTCGATCTCGGGCTCCGTATCAACATCGACGCACATCAACGCCGCCATGCGCTCGACCAATCCCGGCACTTCCCGCAACTGCAGACGCAAACACAACTCGACAGCGAGCTCCCAAACCACAACGCGTAACCCTAGAAGCGAAGTTACGTGGAAGATAAATGGACCTGTTTGAGGGCATCGGGGAGGCGAAAGGACCAGGCGTGGTCGACGAGGAAGACGTCGGAGTGCTCGgggagggaggcggcggagaggacgaggcggcgccgcctcccGCCGTCGCAGGGCTCGACGGCGAAGAAGTCGCCGCCGTCGAAGGTGTCGGAGGAGAGCTTGAGGAAGAGGCGGCGGTGGAGCGACGGAGGGAGGCCGGAGGCGGCGAGGAGGATGGCGTGGACCCTCGCGAAGTCCTCGAAGGTGCGGATTCGCGAGGAAGGAGACGACGCCATggcggaggaagaagaagaggaggaggaggaggacggggAAGGGGCGAGTAAGAGTGTCACTATTGTGTGGAATGGGGGAGAAAGGAGGGTTTAGGGTCGAAGCGGGAAAGCTATGAACGGTTCATTAGCTATGTGTAGTTCGAGCTCGGGTTCGGTCCATGTTTGGTCTGGTCTgattccataaaaaaaaaaaagaaaaaaaaaaagactttgaTTATACTTCACTGCTATATTACTTTGGGACGTTTTTTTCATTTGATACGCTcgattaattttctttcaaaaaaactattactaaattattatatatttcgaTCTCTGcaccattattaattaataaactcTTTTTTAGATACTAAGTTATTATCTTTTGACCgtctctataaaaataaaatatctaaaataccAAAACAATTTGATTCAGAATAATATGACAAAAGAATTTAATGGATTTATTTCTCTCCCGCTAAATTGGGCCTACCCTGTACTTCACTGCTATATTACTGAACTATTagtctttattttttatagagacGGTCAAAAGATAATAACTTAGTaatacatttaaaaataaataataaaatgtaaaaattaaataacataaaGTATATTATAGACATTGATGAGAAAATAGTAGTTGAGGAGTCTCTTTCTGTGGAACACAAATTGCAAAGCCCCAAAGTATGGTATACTAATATGTAATTAAGCCCAAAACGAAATAGGtgttttagaaaaagaaaatatattgattatttttgctaatttattCAGTAAAAAATGCGAACGGCTGACTAAGCATATACCTCTCTTCACTCTCCCCTACTCGATctatcattattattactattttgaGAACTAATTTCTTAATTGAGACAATATTATCTTGtacagcaaaaataaaaaagtatttttgacGCTCTCTTATATAAAAGCTCATATTGAATTTTGTCATTTttctattcaaaaaattaaatatctaaaaaacttttttaaatctaagttgagaaaatataaaattttcactcCGTACAAGTGTATAGATAATATCTCTCGTTATGCCTTAAACCAAACCGATCGTTGTCAGTTTTAAGTATTTTACGTGACTTTGTACTATGAAACTTACTCTATGATAATTTAATGCCCCGTATAATCTTCGTTTGGCTCCCATTCTCGTGCGTTTCTGCGTCTCCCAATTGCGCTTGTTGTCCCCAGAATCTTATTAATTGGACGGTGCGATGTCACTACCTGAGCAAATTAGTTGCTAAAGAAAGAGCATCGCATTACAAGCTATAGTAAAACTTAAACATTTCACTACAGATATTTACCAAAGTAGATCTAAAACTCTCTTTCAAAATCATGGACCGACGCAAATCCAACATCCCATGCAATCAGCAACGCCGAGTTTTTCTAGAGCTTTCATTTGATAGAACATTAAACAAAGGCACGAATAGGTCATCTATTTTCGTTGATCcactttgaaaattttcaacacTTAGGTAGATAGTAAGCTAGCTACCTCACGGCATTCACATCTTAgcacatttatttaatttaatgcaAAAAAGACAGAGGcatgtaattaattaagtccACGCTAAGTCTCACCTACCTAATATATTATTAACTACTATAAAGTAAGCGAGGCAACTTTGCCTCTTAATTATAactgttatttatatatttttttggtaacATTGTAAAATTGCTTGGTGCTCTTCGCAATTTGCGACGTTCACTTTACCGAACGAGTAAAATGGGTTTGAGCTTCGTCCCCTTGATCGACGCCTACATCCGCCGATGCTACGTCTCCGCGGGTCTCCGCCCCAGCTCCGTCGCCATCGACGACGAAACCACGATCCACTGCTGGATCCCCAgcgctaaccctaaccctaaccctaagccGGCTCTCGTGCTCATCCACGGGTTCGGGCCGCGGGCGACGTGGCAGTGGCGGTGGCAGGTGGGGGCGCTGGCGCCGCACTTCCACCTCGTCGTCCCCGACCTCCTATTCTTCGGCGGGTCGTCGACGCGGTCGCCGCTCCGGTCCGAGGCGTTCCAGGCGGCGGCGGTCGCGCGGCTCCTGGAGGCGCTGGGGCTGCTGGGCGGCGCGGGGCGCGTGGCCGTGGCGGGGACGAGCTACGGGGGGTTCGTGGCGTACCACCTGGCGCGGGCGCTCGGGGCGGAGCGGGTGGAGCGGGTCGTCATCGCGAGCTCCGACGTGCTCAAGGCCGAGGCGGACGACCGCGAGCtggcgcggcgcggcggcgtcggcggcgtgGCGGAGCTCATGCTCCCGCGGGACGCGGCGAGCCTCCGCGCCCTCGTCGGCCTCGCCTTCTACCGCGCGCCGAGATTCGTGCCGGAGTTCGTGCTGCGCGACGTCATTCGGGTAGGTCCGTCCGATCTCGCGCGTGACACCGCTCTCTGACAAGCTCGTTCTTTGTAATTATTCTTACCTACTTATTTATTAGTCTACATTTGGAATTGTAGATTAAACAACacaaaaccgaaaaaaaaaaaaacaattaattaaagaatcatttttttttattttatataaaaaaagtattGCGTTGCAATTAATCGATATTGTCATATACCTTtgtcttaattatttattttatcgtTTAATATCATTAGCCAACCGTCAACATCAATGCCAAACATAAGTAGAGTTAAGGTGAaaacatatgcaaatatatatatttttatatataataatcgaCTTATTGTGCTATACTAAGCATAACA
Above is a genomic segment from Ananas comosus cultivar F153 linkage group 15, ASM154086v1, whole genome shotgun sequence containing:
- the LOC109720960 gene encoding uncharacterized protein LOC109720960 — protein: MGLSFVPLIDAYIRRCYVSAGLRPSSVAIDDETTIHCWIPSANPNPNPKPALVLIHGFGPRATWQWRWQVGALAPHFHLVVPDLLFFGGSSTRSPLRSEAFQAAAVARLLEALGLLGGAGRVAVAGTSYGGFVAYHLARALGAERVERVVIASSDVLKAEADDRELARRGGVGGVAELMLPRDAASLRALVGLAFYRAPRFVPEFVLRDVIRNLLSDRLKEKMELIKGLTLGKDEFQLTPLSQEVLIIWGEHDQIFPVEKAFELKRCLGEKARLEILDRTGHVPQMERPNKFNKVLLNFLLGSPRPSL
- the LOC109721602 gene encoding pentatricopeptide repeat-containing protein At5g65570; the protein is MAASSPFKGKPFSLPSFNLLKTLKPTSPSSSSSPRAFRFSSADAYASLLRRVAMDGSVQEARRIHLHMKRSSFPYLALGNKLVDAYLKCGAVDDARDVFDEMPKPHVVSWNGMISSYSRLRRSRDAVALYRRMGLEGVAADEFTFSSVFRAFADLGLVKEGRGAHGHMVVLGLEANNAFVGSALVDMYAKFRRLKEARAVYDSISDKDVVLATALIVGYTQNGEDGAAIMLFADIIGGGIKPNEFTFASVLIACGNLRELMKGKSIHGVIVKLGLEFRNSSQTSLLSMYSKCGLVDDSLKVFERIVNPSMVTWTAVIGCLVCNRREEHALSVLRDMIRGSVGLNAFTLSTALRGCSSLALFEQGKQIHAYATKIGLDGNLYVGAALIDTYGKCGRVRMARSVFDDLPSRDLVSVNTMISSYAQNGHSLEALRMFDSMKGLGLEPNDATFIGVLSACSNAGLVEEGRQLFSLLGNSYTFGPSPDHYARMVDLLGRVGRLEEAEALVSEAKTPDKVLWRTLLSACKLHGKVDIAKRAATKVLELDPEDDATYILLSNIYASSGQWNKVLSMKCRMRGMKVKIDPAMTWVEVNREMHTFMAGDKSHPKAAEIYEELDGLIGKTKETGYAPDTRYVLQELDELEKERSLYYHSEKLAIAFALLCSKRKEIECIAIFKNLRVCGDCHSWIKHVTKSVGKEIIARDAKRFHHFKDGICSCGDYW
- the LOC109721597 gene encoding tubulin--tyrosine ligase-like protein 12, producing the protein MASSPSSRIRTFEDFARVHAILLAASGLPPSLHRRLFLKLSSDTFDGGDFFAVEPCDGGRRRRLVLSAASLPEHSDVFLVDHAWSFRLPDALKQLREVPGLVERMAALMCVDVDTEPEIEGSEAEDEAEAENGTRESMLEIVQREVSRVKERGSNSAAWLELEELGIDDEMLLSLDLSAKLPNLVALNLWGNKLRDADTVVQEITKCGRLRALWLNDNPVLQSGDHFGKAILDGIPGLEIFNSCFTRNYGEWALGFCGGIIGADNPDSFEEGSLSFESITTLDLSNRSIHNLHKVFSPAKMPALSHLNLRGNPLDEIPVGELLKLLGGFSCLQELEVDIPGPLGNSAVKILESLPNISLLNGVSASIIVESGKHIIDSALQPRLPEWTPAEPLVDRVISAMWLYLMTYRLADEEKIDETSVWYVMDELGSALRHSDDANFRVAPFLYMPEGKLASAVSFSILWPTRDVHCGEECTRDYLFGIGEDKQRSARLTAWFHTPENYFIQEFRKYKQQLESKSFCPPTPTIEAPATKSILPSDGRALRVFTDIPQVEEFLRRPEFVLTTDPKDADIIWTSLQVDQEVRNALGLNDHQYVNQFPFEACLVMKHHLAETIHKAQGSPEWLQPTYNLETQLSYLIGDYFVRKRDGLNNLWILKPWNMARTIDTTVTGDLTAIIRLMETGPKICQKYIECPALFRGKKFDLRYIVLLRSLQPFELFLSHVFWVRLANNPYTLEKNSFFEYETHFTVMNYIGRLNHMNTPDFVREFEEEHKVKWRDIHQRIQEMIRRVFESAAAVHPEMHNPYARAMYGVDVMLDHQFMPKILEVTYCPDCTRACKYDTEAILGNQDVIKGRDFINMVFGCLFLDELKHVTPL
- the LOC109721603 gene encoding germin-like protein 3-1, producing MRANLTTLLFPTILFFRFLSPSKPDPDLLHDYCIADTSAAAAQSFHLNGLPCLDPALAQPSHFATSALSKSTNPAATLFGFNVTLTNPATSFPGANAQGLSMARIDLAPGGLAPPHAHPRASEVTLLLQGTLVLVGFVDTSYRLYTQQLRPGDAFVFPKGLVHFLYNFDPVAPAVLLSGLSSQSPGAQLAPLATFRTEPQIIEDVLKKAFKINGQDVQRIQRNLGG